Sequence from the Terriglobia bacterium genome:
CAGGGGTTGACTACAAAGACTAATGCAGGGAAAGGGGAAGCGTCCCCTTCCCCTGCACCCCATCCCCTCAACCTAGTGGAAGAGAAAGTGTCAGGTATGTGCCCGGTCTAAAGTGTCAGGGATCTGCCCGGCTGTTCAGGCTGAAGGACGCAGGCAGAGGGCTGCAAAGTGGGCTTCGCCGACTTAGATCGTTCGACTCCCGGCTGCGCCGCTCGCTCACGATGACAAGTTGAGGCGCGGCGATTTTGCGCCGCGCGGCTTATTTGAATCGCGCGTCATCGCCGACATCGCACGGGATCGGAAAACAAACCTAACCGCGGGGAACGGCCCGAGGCCGGAAAATCGGAAACATCGGGCGACATCGGAAAGACCGGACACCGCCGAGGGCGGCGGTGCCACATGAGCCATCGCGTCCGCGGGCGAGGGCGCCCACGCTCCACGAGCACGTTAGAGCTTCGGCAGCACAATCCCCGTCTGTTTCTGGTATTTCCCGGCTTTGTCTTTGTAGCTCGTTTCGCAAGGCTCGTCGCCCTGGAAGAAGAGGATTTGGCAAAGGCCCTCATTGGAATAGATTTTGGCCGGCAAGGGTGTGCTGTTGGAAATCTCAAGCGTGACAAAACCTTCCCACTCGGGCTCAAAGGGCGTCACGTTGACGATGATGCCGCAGCGGGCATAAGTGGACTTGCCGACGCAGATGGTCAGCACGTCGCGGGGAATCTTGAAGTATTCCACCGAGCGCGCCAGGGCAAAAGAGTTGGGCGGGACCAGCACGGACGACGCCTGCACGCTGACGAAGGACCGTTCGTCGAAATTCTTGGGATCGACAATGGCGGAGTTGACGTTGGTGAAGATCTTGAATTCGTCGGCCACGCGCAGATCGTACCCGTAAGACGAAACGCCATAAGAAATCACGCCTTCACGCACCTGGCGATCGTTGAAAGGGTTGATCATTCCATGCTCTTGCGCCATGCGGCGGATCCAGCGGTCGCTTTTGATTGCCATTTTCTTAGAAGGTTCCTTGGTTTTGCGGGGATTTGGTGCAGAGCCAAACAAGCCATCTTATAGGCGAAACTGTTCCATTGACAACATGCGTAAAAGTCCAATAATATCTGCAAGTTACGCCCTTTCTGTAAAATTGAGGAGAGCTGACCTGTGATTAAGCTCGATATCATTAACGAAGTGGTCAACAAAACCGGCATCACCAAAACCAAGGCCGAGCTGGCCGTGGAAACCGTTTTTGAAAGCATGAAGAAGGCCCTGGCCGGGGGCGAACGCATTGAGCTGCGCGGATTTGGCGTGTTTAACGTGCGCCCGCGCAAAACCGGAA
This genomic interval carries:
- the dcd gene encoding dCTP deaminase, yielding MAIKSDRWIRRMAQEHGMINPFNDRQVREGVISYGVSSYGYDLRVADEFKIFTNVNSAIVDPKNFDERSFVSVQASSVLVPPNSFALARSVEYFKIPRDVLTICVGKSTYARCGIIVNVTPFEPEWEGFVTLEISNSTPLPAKIYSNEGLCQILFFQGDEPCETSYKDKAGKYQKQTGIVLPKL
- a CDS encoding integration host factor subunit beta; the encoded protein is MIKLDIINEVVNKTGITKTKAELAVETVFESMKKALAGGERIELRGFGVFNVRPRKTGIGRNPRTGAEVNIPPGKAVRFKPGKELQSID